The genomic DNA GTATAATTTCCCGATCCCCTTCTTCCGTGATGGGTAAAAATTCCTCCTGGCGTAGCAAGTCCACGAGCAAAGGATTAAATTCTCCCGTCACAGATGGGTCTAAAAAGGAACGGTTAAAGAACGCATCGCATATTTCAGCGGCCTGCACGTCTGCCGGATGCTGACTACGCGGATAGGTTGGCGTCAGGTTCAAAATAATGCCGATTTTGCCCTTGTAGCCTCCCTTTCTGTATGCCTGAATGGCACTGGCGCTCGATAACAGGGTATGATACCCCACCTGTACAGCTTTACGGAAATCCACTTCATTCGGATAGTGGAAATCGTATAGATAGCCGCCTTCCACCGGGACAATCGGCTCGTTATGCGTAAACCATTTGGCTACACGATCCCCGAATAACTCAAAGCAAGTGTTAGCGTAATCCACGTAAGCTTCGACCGTCTCTCGGTTCACCCAGCCTCCATTTTCCTGTAAAGCCATCGGCAAATCAAAATGATACAAATTCACAAACGGCTCAATACCCGCCTGATGCAACTCTTCAATGACGGAAGTATAGAATTGAACCGCCTGCTGGTTCATGGCACCTCTTCCCGCCGGAAACAGACGCGACCAGGAAATGGAGAACCGGAAAGAGTTGTGACCAAGCTCTTTCATGAGTGCAATATCCTCTTTGTAACGGGTATAGAAACGGGACGTATCCGCAGGACCGACCCCGTCGTAGAAACGGTTCGGCTCCTGCTCAAACCAATGGTCCCAAATGTTCGGCCCTTTGCCGTCTCCCTCCACGGTTCCTTCTGTCTGGGTAGCCGAAGCTGAGGAACCCCACCAGAAGTCGGATGGAAAACGGTATGAAACGGTTTGCTTCTCTGTATCTTTCATTTCGGTATGATTCACAGCTCTACTCCTCTCTCTTGTTCCATGAAACTGCTGCTGTCGTGGCAGAAGATTCACCTTACATTCCTATCGATTGATCCTTGCCTGCAATAGCTGCCTGGCCAACCTCCTCTTCCTGTTCTTTACGAACATTCATCCGGTCGATAATTTTCAGGAATGGGAACCAGATGACAAAGACGACAACCATATTAAACAGTTGCAGCAGTCCACCCGCCAGGGAACCCGTACCCATCATTCCGCTAAAGAACAATGGCATCGTCCAGGGAACCTGTATCCCATTCGGTGGAGGCACAATTCCGGTAGACATGGCAAAGTAAGTAATCAGCGTAACAATCATTGGTGAAATCACCCAAGGAACAAAAATCAATGGATTCATCACAATGGGCAGACCGAATATGACGGGTTCGTTAACATTGAACAAGCCCGGTCCAAGGGCCAGCTTACTGACCTGCTTCATTTGCTTGCTCTTGAGGAAGAATAGAATCGAGAGCACCACGGCCAGTGTCATACCTGTACCGCCGATGCCTACCGTATAAATATCAACGAATTGCTTCGTGATAATATGCGGTAATTCTGCTCCCTTGGAGTACGCTTCATAATTTTCCAGTGCCAGCGTGTTCCAGATCGGGTCCATAACCGAGTTGATAATAATTTGACCATGAAGCCCGAAGAACCATAAGAGCTGGACAAAGAAAACAGCAATCAAGGTAGGGATAATTCCACTGCCCAAATGTACCAGCGGTGCCTGAACGGCATGATAAATCAAGTCATGCAGATTATTGTGAAGCGTCAAAGTGACCACTACGTTGATGATTAAAAATATGCCCAGCGTAATACACGCAGGCAGCAATGCGGCAAAGGACTTGGCAACTGCTGGCGGAACGCCTGGAGGCATTTTAATAACAATCTTCTTCTGCGTCACCTTTCGGTAAATCTCAGCCGCGATAAAAGCGACGATCATCCCGAGGAACATGCCCTTGGCCCCGATCCGGTCGACAGGAATGACCCCGGCAATCGTGGCGCCGCTTTCTTGTGTCAGCACAAACGGAGTCAGCATCAGGAAGCTGGCCAAAGCGATCATGCCGCCAAATATCGGTTCGACCTTATAACTTCGGGATAGATAATATCCAATCCCGACGACCACGAACATAGTCATGATGTTCAGTGTTGCATTAGGCGCAATATTCAGCAGATTCTGAAAAGTCGTCAGATTGCCCTCGCCCATCCACCCTTTTAGAAACGGCAGATTAATAATAACAACGATAATGGAGCCAAAAACCGTTAATGGAAATGACAGCATAAATGCATCACGCAGTACAGTAAGATAGCGGTTGTTGTTCAGTTTACCGGCAATAGGTATTAAAATTTGGCTTAATTTTTCAAACAAAGCCTATTCCTCCCCGCGAAGTAACTTGCATCAGGTTTGTTGCAAAATTCTTATGTCCCGAATTTCACAAACTCTTGTGTACAGATTATAAATTTCTGGATTTGAAAAGCTCCAGCAGCTCTTGGACCAGATCCTTCATGGTAACCGTGGACATGAGATGATCCTCCGCATGCATCAGAAGGAGCGACAAAGGAGTTGGGGTTCCTCCGGCTTCATTCTTCACCATTTGAAAATGGATATCATGCGCAGCGCGCAAATCCTGCTTCGCCTGCTTAATAAGATCGTCTGCACCCTCCGTGTTCTCATTCCGGTATTCGCTCAGCGCCTGAATCACCTTACTGCGAGCGCTTCCACTATGCAGAATGAGTTGGAAACTAATTTGCTCTTCCGTCAGATCGGCTATATTGACTTTATCCATTTTTACGTTCCACCAGCTTCAAAGCCTGTTCATAGACTTTCTTGCCGTCCACCAGTCCGTACGCCATCATGTCGATCACTTCAACATGGATACCGTATTGAGCAGCTTCCTTTTGCAGCTGTCCTTTAAGAAAACTCATTTGCGGTCCGATCAATACCGCGTCCGCCTTAGCCATTTCTTCTGTCGCCTGATCTTGACCTACTGCCCAAATTTCAGCCTCGTCCCCAATGGACTTGGCATAATCCTGCATTTTGGTAACCAGCAAACTTGTAGACATACCCGAGCTGCAAGCCAGTAAAATATTCTTCATGATTGTTCCTTCCCTTCAAGGTCTGATTGAATGCTTACTACCAGAAAACGTTTACAGCGTAATTATAAATCCGCTTTTTTGATTTGTCTATACATTTAATTTATATGTATAGACTTTTTTTAAAATGACAATTCGTCCTGCTTTATTTTTAAAATGAATGCGTCGATCTCTTTTCTTAAATCTGTCAATAACTATCGGACTTCACAATAGTAGGACGAGGCTGTGTTTTGTCCATCTAAGCTCAGGCTGGATGTCATATGGACGAGAATGAAAGCGATGTATTATTAACAGAAATTAAGGATAAATAAACCAATTAAACCACATAATATGGATATAATTTTCTATGGACTCAACCGCTAACGAGTACAAGTATCCGTGCTGCTTGAGCTGGCTGTGAACCGTTCCCCGAAAAAGCTGGAGGGCATCACGCCGGTGATTACCGTAAAATAAAAATCCGCCCGCAACAGGGAATAAACTGTGGGCGGGCGGCTGAATAACCGTGCAGGACATTATATTCTGTTATGCTCTTAGAATCCGATGCGTCCTATCAGTTAAACGCCTGTCAGACGTACAAGGGATCCTTTTTCCAGATCTACATAATCAATTGTAAATGCATGGGTCCGCACGTTGGCTTTCAGAAGGGCACGATAGCTCCCTTTTTCCCATTGGATTTCCAACTGATCGGAATTTCCAGCTTCTATAATTTTGATTTCACCATCAAAAGCAGGATAGGAATTGCGGAATTTCATCAACTGAAACAATCGCTTCATAACGGGTCTTTCCAGGTTTTCAATGACTTCCTCCTGGGAATAGTAATGCCGATTAATGTTACGACCTACCTTCGTTTCTTCCAATAGCGCGATGTCATTTTCACCTGCCAGCAGTCCTACATAATAGACTTGGGGGATGCCCGGTGCAAAAAACTGAATGGCTCTTGCCAGTACATAGGCATCATCGTTGTTGCCAAGTGCTGAATAGTACGTGCAGTTGAGTTGATAGATATCCAGGTTATTATAGGCAGCCGTATTGTATACCCTTTTGATGTTAGCTCCCTTGGAGAACAAATTATTTTTGGTCTCTTCGATCTCTTCATCCGTCATTAAGTCCTTGGCATCCACTACTCCAATTCCATCATGAGTATCCAGCGTAGTAAATTGCTTTCTCGGACAGATGTTCAGCCAGTGAGTGAGACGCTCGCTATTACCGCTATACAGTGTGTGCAGCACTAGCATAGGCAGGGCAAAATCGTAAACCCAATGATCCTTTTCAGCAAGCTTCAACTGAATGGAGTAATGTTCATGAATCTCCGGCAGAACATCGACGCCGTAAGGCTTCAACATCTCCTGTGCTTCACCGAGCATGTCCCAAATTTCAGGCTCCACGAAAAAACAATTGGTTCCTCTTTTTTTGGTAGCATATGCAAAAGCATCAAGTCGGATGATCGAAGCGCCCTTTTCAGCCAGATGAATCAGGTTTTCTCTGACAAATTGCTGGGTCACGTCCGAGTGCAGATTAAGATCCACCTGTTCCTCATCAAAGGTACACCATACCTTTTCCGTCGTACCATCCCTAAACTCGACATCAATATAAGGCGCACGTGGCTTTCTTTTATAAATCAAATCCACTTCTTCCTGAGTAGGCTCTCCATTCGGCCAAAAATCCTTGTATCGGATAAACAAGTCGGCATACGGCGAAGCGTCTTTATGTTGGATAAAGTCCTGAAAATACGCCGAGCTGCGGGAGATATGATTAATCATAAAATCAAACATGAGGTAAAAATCCTGAGACAGCCGTTCAATATCCTCCCAGTCACCAAAGGGTGCATCAACGCTCTCATAGGTCATCGGAGCAAAGCCACGGTCTGCCGAAGACGGATAAAAAGGAAGCAAATGGACGCCACCGATCACCTGTTTAAAATGGTCGTTCAGCAGTTCTCCCAGCTCTTTCAAATTCTTCCCCATGCTGTCTGCATAAGTGATCAGCATAATTTCATTTTTGATGGACATGATGGTTTCTCCCCTGTTCTCCCGCTGTGGGATATCTATTATTTAGCGTTCTTTTCAAAAAAATCTAACGTATTTCTGAACAACTGTTCCCGATGAGGTACATTTCCCCATGAATGGTCGGCACCTTCAATGATCTGAATGCCAATGGGCTGTGAATAGGCTTGTTCATATTGATAGGCATATTGGATAGGCGCTATAAAGTCCTGATCTCCATGTATAATGGCGACATTCCCTTTAAAACTTGAGGCTCTGGTGTAAATATCCAAGCTGGCTACGTCCTCAATGAATCCCGGTCCAAGACGTAAACTGTTGAAATCAAAGTACCCTTGCTGATCCATAGACGAAATGGATTGTCCCTGAATCGTTTTGTTGTTATTGATTTCGTCGGTTACGGTTGCCGCAGGGGACCACATACATAAAGAGTGAATGTCTTTAGACAAATCACCAGCTACTATACTGGCAACTACACTCCCTAAGCTCATACCCATTAGACTGACACGGGAGGGGTCCACAAATTCCAACTGTCGGACAAAGTTAACGATGGCCTTTCCCTCTTCCACCTCTCTAGAAATGGTCACGTCGTAAAAATCTCCCTCGCTTTCGCCATGCCCTCCAAAATCAAACCGCACAGCTGCAATCCCTTGCTTTTCAAGAAGGCGTGAAATTTGAACAAATGAGTAAAAGTATTCGATCCGGTTAGCCCCGAATCCATGAAACATAATGACCGTAGGGTATTTGCCGCCCTTGAGGGTCTCAGGAATATGAGCTGTCCCTCTTAGCGTCAACCCATGAACAGAAGTTTCAATATATTGTAATGACATGACAGCCACCTCAATCTCAAATTTTTTTGAATATGAATATGTTAAGTTACTGAGCCGCTCTTCTTTCAGTCAGCTCTGCACGCATTTGGCTTTGGACAAAGTCAATCCGGTACATATAAATGAAGAGCATACATATCGCAAATGCAATCGCAGGAATCCAGACAAAATTAGTTGTAATGGCCTGCAATGCAGATTCTGTCTGCACCATGTTAGCTACAAACCCTCCCTTAGCCAGAATTTTGGATGTTAAGGCTCCTGCAATCCCTGCGCCAAACTGAATTCCGATCGTTCCGGCTGCCGTTAACAGACCTTGAGCTCTGACACCAAACTTCCATTCTCCAAAATCGACGGTATCGGCAAACATAACAAAAACCGTACTTTGCGCAGCCCCCAAACCAAACGATCCCAGAGCAACACCAAACAGTGTAAGAGCAACAGAAGGCTCCATCGAACCCATCCACATCACAATCTGTCCCAGAATACTGATCAGCAACCCGATCAAAACCAGATTTCGGTTCTTCATTTTCTTCACAATAAATGGAACTAGCAACATACCGATGATCATGGCACCTGCATTAATCCCATTGGCAAGCGAGCTCATTCCTTCGTTTCCCATATTGTATTTAAAGAAGAATATCATGGTAGATCCTTTGGCCACCACGCCGATAAAGATCACAAAATTAGTCAGTGCAAGCATCCACCATGGAAAATTGGGCAAGAGCGCCTTAATGCTGTCTCGGAAAGGAACCGGTTTACCCTGATCATATTGAACACGCTCTCTCGTATTCCTAAACGTTAATAGAAACATAATTACGGATAACACGGAGAATATCCCCATGGTGAATATAAATCCTTTTTGGTTCGTCCCCCCTCCAAAAAAAATGACCAATGGAAGAGCAACCACACCTGATACCAACACACCAATCTGTCCACCGATATTACGAAACATATTGGCCGAGCTTCTTTCCAGTGGATTCGCAGTGAGACTCGGTAGCATCGCCGAAATAGGTACATTGATACCTGCAAAGATAATGTTCAGTAAAATGTAGGTAATATAGGCATAAGCCAGTTTATAAGAATCATCGAAATAACCTACAGCAAAAGACAGCACCGTGATCATCCCGAATGGAATTGCCAACCATAGAAACCAGGGCCGTGCTTTACCATACTTTGAATTGGTTCTATCAATGAGAATCCCGAAGATCGGACTGGCAAAGGCATCGAGTACACGGACAATTAAAAACAACAGACCGACAGATTCGAGACTTAGTCCTGCAACATCGGTGTAGTAAAACATGAGATATGTTGAAACAACAGTGAATACCAAATTGTAAGCGGTATCACTCATTCCATAGCTTAACTTCTCTTTGAGGCTTAACTTATTGCTCATCTTCTTCGTCCCCTTATGTGAGATTCACGTTGCAAGTAAAGCGTTTTCAGAAAACGTTCTATAATAATTTATATTATATACTAAAGGATTGACATGTCAAACGATTGACATAATTTTTTTCAAAAAAATAAATGACCGTTACCCAACAAAAGAAATAGGGGAACGGCCATCATTCTAGGTTGTCTGCCCAAGGATCAAATGAACAGGGAGCAGCGGATTTAAGTCCCCCGTGTAATCCTGTCCATTAATTCGTTTGTTCAAAATTTCTACAGCTTGCCGGGCCATTTGCTGAATGGGCTGACGAATGGTGGTTAACTGTGGCATAAAGGCTTGGGCCGTCTCTGTCCCATCATATCCAACAACTTTCAACGTTTCCGGCACACGTCTACCTGTCTTCAAGGCTTCAAAATAAACGTTTGCCGCCAAGATATCATCACTCGCAAAAATACCATCCACATCTGGATGCTCACTAAAAATCTGATGAATGATTTGTTTATATAATTCTTGATCAAAAGACCTTGGGACTTCGTAAAAAATGGACTCCAACCCGTGATTCTCCATCGTTTTTTGGTAGGCCTCCAAACGCAAATGTGTATCGGTTTGCAGCATATACGGCCCATTGATATGAATGATTTTTTGACAGCCTTTATGAATTAAATGTTCCGTTGCCAGCTTCCCACCCAAATAATTATCCGAAGAAACGACAACCGCCTCTTCAGAAATATACTGGTCAATGGAGACAATCGGGAATGAAGAGTTTACTCGATCAAATACCCCCCTGTTATGACTGCCGACAATAATTCCATCCACTTGGTTCCGCAGCAGCATACTCAAATAATTGGCTTCCTTCTCTGCACTTTTCAAACTGTTGCACAAAAAAACTTTATACCCCAGTTCCTCGCAAGCGAGTTCAATATGAAATATTAACTCGGCATAAAAGGGGTTACTCACCGTTGGGAAAATCAATCCTATAATGTTGCTTTGTTTGGATAATAGCGATCTGGCCATTTCGTTCGGTACATAGTTCAGCTCTTTCATAGCGTCGTATACTAACGAACGTGTTTTTTCACTGATATATCCCCTGTTATTCATAACTCTGGAAACCGTCGTTGGAGAAACACCCGCACGCTTTGCTACATCTTCTATTTTTGGTTTCAATGGATTAGCCTCCGTAAGCATAAGAAAATTCTAGGGTTATTTTATGGTTCTCAAATATTCACATGCCATAATTCTAACGAAAGTTTGAAAATGTCTCCACTTAATTATTTTTATATCCCGAGGGTCCACAGACGGGGAATAACGGAATTGTGAAACGCATCTTATTACCTACGATCCATACGGGAAGGATTCATCAAAGGCCGCTGTATGAATACGAACGTAGAAACTGTGCGGGCAGGCAGGTATTCTTCGAAAAAAGAGAGAACTGTATATCGTCAGGTTTGGAAAAAAATGAAATAGACTGGCAGCTATATGCGCTGCTGGCGGTGATGCTCCATGAGCTGACCTCCTCCCGCATTCAGAAGATATCGCAAACCATTTTATATCTTCCACATTTTATTTCCTAGGTTATTATTAGCGGCATCATCTATCAGGTGTTTGCCACGCACTACGGTATCGTCAATCTGCTCCACTGGAATTAGAAATCTCACAAAACGAAGGAGTGTGTTTATCATGTGGAAAAAAGGAAGCAAAGCAGTAGCAGCGGTTATCATTCTGGGGGCGACCCTGATCGCACCCGCTGTGGCTCCATCCAAGGCAGCAGCAGCGGGTCTGAGCGCATTCGAGCAATCCAGACTTGCGGAATACTGGTCGCCTGTACTGTATCAGGATGTAGGAAACAACCCCGAGGGGGATATTCCGATTCCTGTAAACTTTGACGGCGACTGGTCAGGGCTAAACAACTGGGATAATATCGGCAAGTATGCCAAAGGCAGCAGTTTACCCTTGAAGCCAAGCGTGTATTGGTCGGTCGTGGAATCAGATACCCACTATTTCATCGGCTATGATCTGTTCTACGCTACACATGATCCACGAGGGACGCTGGGCGATCATGAAAATGACATGGAAGGCATGATGTTCACGATCCGCAAGCCAGGCACAGCCAAAAAAGACGGCACCAAGGTGACCAATCCGAACGGCGAGCTGGAATTGGCTTTGATGCCGAGACACGCCAAGCTGGGCATGTATGGCCCTGCCAACAAGGCGGTTCAGTATGATCCGGGAATGAGTTCAGTTTACTATGACAGCAACTTCACCACCGAAACGAGCGCCTCCGGCACTCATCCCTTGGTATACAGTGCGCAAAATGACGAGTCCTTCCTCGAATCGGACGGTGATTTCGGACACGCGCTCAAGCCTTACAACGGCAAAGGCGCCAAAGGCAAATCCGGCTACGTCTTTCAGGCCGGAACTCCGGTGAATCTCAACGCCTCCGGTGGACAGCTATGGGACTCCAAAATCGGTAATTTTGACGATAGCAAGCGTATGGGGTACGAACTGATCCCGCTGGAAACCTCGCTGTGGCCACTGCGGAACGATTTTACGCTGGACCTGTGGAGCAGCTACGGCACGTTCAAGGGCGACAATGGCCGCGCCAACGCCGCTAATGCGCCATGGGGCTGGAGCTTCGAGAACTACCGTGATTTGGGATCAGGTCGGATGCTGTATGATCCTGCCTACCTGGTGGACAAGCTCTTTGACGGATTGGGTGAATTTTCGTTGACCTACCGCACTAATCCGTACAGCGCACAATGAATGAATATGTCATTCTATCCTACCATGTGGTAATTACGATCTGCTGGATCGTTTGATTATGGAGTTGGAGACAGAAGGCTTGCGGGTAACGGAGATCAAGGTGTCATATGAGTTTATGCGTAACGGCAATTCGCTGCCGAGCATCCGAAAAACTTAGCTGCAAAATTTAGATAGGAAAGGGAACAAGCGTTGACTTGCTCCCTTTCTGTTTTTTTGAGATAACTCAGGATGCATCATAATGGGAAGTAAATCTTTTTCGATCTAAAAATTAGAAATATTTAGAATTGTAAGAAACATTCTTACATATCATTCGTCTATATTATGGTAAATCAACTTGCAAAGGAGCTTATGCATGTTAAAAAAGTTTGGATTAGCAATATTGATTCTATGTACCAGCGTTACAGTTTCGGGAACGGGGTGGGCTGCTCCCAGTAGTAGTTCAACAGCCATTGAAGTTTCTAAAACATCGCTGGATTACAACGTTGCTCGGCCCGAAAGCGATGGCGCTTTTCATGATGGCTTATTAGCCGCTGAAACATCCGCTGGAAATCTTGTGTTTTACAATACCAAAGGGGAAAAAGCGTTCTCTCTCCCCGCCGAGCTTAAACCCATTGGTGATTTTCATGAGCAACGAGCCGTCGTGAAAAATACAAAAACCAATCTCTATGGGTACATGAATACCAAAGGAACAGTGGTCATTCCTTGCCAATACACCGAAGCTAGTTCATTTAGCGAAGGAAAGGCCAAGATCACCATAGCCTCCACCAAAGAAAATGCCATTATTGATCGTACAGGAACAATCCTTACTCCATTGAAAGAAAATGTTGAAACAGAATATCTATTATCGGACGGTCTGGCGCTTGCCTACGCCCCCAACACAGGCAAGATCGGTTTTGTTAATGCTTCTGGTCAATTAGCGATCCCCTATAAATACAAATATAGTCGCAGTTTCTCGGATGGCTTGGCTATTGTGCAGAATAGCAAGGGGCTGTACGGATATATAAATACCTCAGGACAGGAGGTTATTCCTCTTCAATATAAATCGGGAGGAGACTTCTCGGAAGGGCTGGCTCCTGTACAAAATGCCAAGGGAAAATGGGGCTACATTAATAAACAGGGGAAAGCCGTTACTCCCTTTAAATTTTCCGATGCCCAGGATTTCAGTGAAGGCTTGGCGAGTGTAAAAAATGCGAAAAACGAGGTCGGATTTATTGATAAAAGCGGAGCATTGGTCATTCAATATCAACAAAAATATGATGTTACGTTCCCGTTCAAGGAAGGTATTGCTTTAGTGGGTAAACAAGCAAATTC from Paenibacillus sp. FSL R10-2782 includes the following:
- a CDS encoding glycoside hydrolase family 1 protein, with product MKDTEKQTVSYRFPSDFWWGSSASATQTEGTVEGDGKGPNIWDHWFEQEPNRFYDGVGPADTSRFYTRYKEDIALMKELGHNSFRFSISWSRLFPAGRGAMNQQAVQFYTSVIEELHQAGIEPFVNLYHFDLPMALQENGGWVNRETVEAYVDYANTCFELFGDRVAKWFTHNEPIVPVEGGYLYDFHYPNEVDFRKAVQVGYHTLLSSASAIQAYRKGGYKGKIGIILNLTPTYPRSQHPADVQAAEICDAFFNRSFLDPSVTGEFNPLLVDLLRQEEFLPITEEGDREIIRLGTVDLLGINYYQPRRVKARESLPNPDAPFVPERYFDYYVMPGRKMNEMRGWEIYEKGIYDILTNVRQNYGNIECFISENGMGVQGEEKFRDEQGMIRDDYRIDFIREHLKWVQRAISEGSNVKGYHLWTFMDNWSWSNAYKNRYGFVSVDLQDGGKRSVKQSGHWFKQVIENNGF
- the celB gene encoding PTS cellobiose transporter subunit IIC, yielding MFEKLSQILIPIAGKLNNNRYLTVLRDAFMLSFPLTVFGSIIVVIINLPFLKGWMGEGNLTTFQNLLNIAPNATLNIMTMFVVVGIGYYLSRSYKVEPIFGGMIALASFLMLTPFVLTQESGATIAGVIPVDRIGAKGMFLGMIVAFIAAEIYRKVTQKKIVIKMPPGVPPAVAKSFAALLPACITLGIFLIINVVVTLTLHNNLHDLIYHAVQAPLVHLGSGIIPTLIAVFFVQLLWFFGLHGQIIINSVMDPIWNTLALENYEAYSKGAELPHIITKQFVDIYTVGIGGTGMTLAVVLSILFFLKSKQMKQVSKLALGPGLFNVNEPVIFGLPIVMNPLIFVPWVISPMIVTLITYFAMSTGIVPPPNGIQVPWTMPLFFSGMMGTGSLAGGLLQLFNMVVVFVIWFPFLKIIDRMNVRKEQEEEVGQAAIAGKDQSIGM
- a CDS encoding PTS lactose/cellobiose transporter subunit IIA, with the translated sequence MDKVNIADLTEEQISFQLILHSGSARSKVIQALSEYRNENTEGADDLIKQAKQDLRAAHDIHFQMVKNEAGGTPTPLSLLLMHAEDHLMSTVTMKDLVQELLELFKSRNL
- a CDS encoding PTS sugar transporter subunit IIB translates to MKNILLACSSGMSTSLLVTKMQDYAKSIGDEAEIWAVGQDQATEEMAKADAVLIGPQMSFLKGQLQKEAAQYGIHVEVIDMMAYGLVDGKKVYEQALKLVERKNG
- the gtfA gene encoding sucrose phosphorylase, with translation MSIKNEIMLITYADSMGKNLKELGELLNDHFKQVIGGVHLLPFYPSSADRGFAPMTYESVDAPFGDWEDIERLSQDFYLMFDFMINHISRSSAYFQDFIQHKDASPYADLFIRYKDFWPNGEPTQEEVDLIYKRKPRAPYIDVEFRDGTTEKVWCTFDEEQVDLNLHSDVTQQFVRENLIHLAEKGASIIRLDAFAYATKKRGTNCFFVEPEIWDMLGEAQEMLKPYGVDVLPEIHEHYSIQLKLAEKDHWVYDFALPMLVLHTLYSGNSERLTHWLNICPRKQFTTLDTHDGIGVVDAKDLMTDEEIEETKNNLFSKGANIKRVYNTAAYNNLDIYQLNCTYYSALGNNDDAYVLARAIQFFAPGIPQVYYVGLLAGENDIALLEETKVGRNINRHYYSQEEVIENLERPVMKRLFQLMKFRNSYPAFDGEIKIIEAGNSDQLEIQWEKGSYRALLKANVRTHAFTIDYVDLEKGSLVRLTGV
- a CDS encoding alpha/beta hydrolase translates to MSLQYIETSVHGLTLRGTAHIPETLKGGKYPTVIMFHGFGANRIEYFYSFVQISRLLEKQGIAAVRFDFGGHGESEGDFYDVTISREVEEGKAIVNFVRQLEFVDPSRVSLMGMSLGSVVASIVAGDLSKDIHSLCMWSPAATVTDEINNNKTIQGQSISSMDQQGYFDFNSLRLGPGFIEDVASLDIYTRASSFKGNVAIIHGDQDFIAPIQYAYQYEQAYSQPIGIQIIEGADHSWGNVPHREQLFRNTLDFFEKNAK
- a CDS encoding MFS transporter, with product MSNKLSLKEKLSYGMSDTAYNLVFTVVSTYLMFYYTDVAGLSLESVGLLFLIVRVLDAFASPIFGILIDRTNSKYGKARPWFLWLAIPFGMITVLSFAVGYFDDSYKLAYAYITYILLNIIFAGINVPISAMLPSLTANPLERSSANMFRNIGGQIGVLVSGVVALPLVIFFGGGTNQKGFIFTMGIFSVLSVIMFLLTFRNTRERVQYDQGKPVPFRDSIKALLPNFPWWMLALTNFVIFIGVVAKGSTMIFFFKYNMGNEGMSSLANGINAGAMIIGMLLVPFIVKKMKNRNLVLIGLLISILGQIVMWMGSMEPSVALTLFGVALGSFGLGAAQSTVFVMFADTVDFGEWKFGVRAQGLLTAAGTIGIQFGAGIAGALTSKILAKGGFVANMVQTESALQAITTNFVWIPAIAFAICMLFIYMYRIDFVQSQMRAELTERRAAQ
- a CDS encoding LacI family DNA-binding transcriptional regulator: MKPKIEDVAKRAGVSPTTVSRVMNNRGYISEKTRSLVYDAMKELNYVPNEMARSLLSKQSNIIGLIFPTVSNPFYAELIFHIELACEELGYKVFLCNSLKSAEKEANYLSMLLRNQVDGIIVGSHNRGVFDRVNSSFPIVSIDQYISEEAVVVSSDNYLGGKLATEHLIHKGCQKIIHINGPYMLQTDTHLRLEAYQKTMENHGLESIFYEVPRSFDQELYKQIIHQIFSEHPDVDGIFASDDILAANVYFEALKTGRRVPETLKVVGYDGTETAQAFMPQLTTIRQPIQQMARQAVEILNKRINGQDYTGDLNPLLPVHLILGQTT
- a CDS encoding WG repeat-containing protein — translated: MLKKFGLAILILCTSVTVSGTGWAAPSSSSTAIEVSKTSLDYNVARPESDGAFHDGLLAAETSAGNLVFYNTKGEKAFSLPAELKPIGDFHEQRAVVKNTKTNLYGYMNTKGTVVIPCQYTEASSFSEGKAKITIASTKENAIIDRTGTILTPLKENVETEYLLSDGLALAYAPNTGKIGFVNASGQLAIPYKYKYSRSFSDGLAIVQNSKGLYGYINTSGQEVIPLQYKSGGDFSEGLAPVQNAKGKWGYINKQGKAVTPFKFSDAQDFSEGLASVKNAKNEVGFIDKSGALVIQYQQKYDVTFPFKEGIALVGKQANSSVSDGKFGYINRQGQLLTKLEYRAESSSFSNGYAVAFIKPGKAFIISKRSVSK